Proteins encoded by one window of Thermobaculum terrenum ATCC BAA-798:
- a CDS encoding MFS transporter: protein MRQVTYHQIAQDKSWSPTKTFVILLLHFVYFGVNLGGLGVLWALIIDELAISKGVFGGLQAVPAFLGMLVLLAGGSITLRVTKKLIGISGLVCLSAGSLLLSIVGNLPELALVMMTLGIGDGLMDLSINAASIDWEKATSKHALNVMHAGFAGGAMLGSFGTGWAIGLGWNYKTVLLLIGILGILAILATITIKYPPSSIEAEGTGLSQTVKLLSTHKRLIFIALICSLGVMGESVANLWTVIYLRDLGASASVGGTALAAFNGAMLLGRLLNAPFVMRFGERVSLVTSGIILLLANALLLVHSIPTAIAGFALTGLGSAGVIPTALGLGHKVAPKIDSGAIAGISMSAVYACFILCPPIVGLIADSVSLRAAMILIGLGGLFVLLLVVAATSSPPDVDVNNYGASPNAT, encoded by the coding sequence TTGAGACAAGTAACGTATCATCAGATCGCTCAAGACAAATCTTGGAGTCCTACTAAGACATTCGTTATACTTTTGCTTCACTTTGTCTATTTTGGCGTCAACCTAGGTGGTTTGGGCGTCCTATGGGCTTTGATAATTGATGAGCTTGCTATAAGCAAGGGTGTGTTCGGAGGGCTACAAGCTGTACCTGCGTTTCTGGGCATGCTCGTCCTGTTGGCTGGTGGAAGTATAACCCTTAGAGTCACGAAAAAACTTATCGGTATCTCAGGACTAGTCTGCCTATCAGCGGGCTCTCTACTTTTGTCAATAGTAGGAAACCTTCCTGAATTAGCGCTGGTGATGATGACCCTAGGAATTGGGGATGGTTTGATGGACCTCTCCATAAATGCTGCGTCAATTGATTGGGAAAAGGCTACAAGTAAGCATGCTCTTAATGTCATGCACGCTGGATTTGCTGGCGGAGCGATGTTAGGATCATTTGGGACAGGATGGGCCATAGGACTAGGTTGGAACTATAAGACTGTGCTGTTGCTAATAGGTATACTTGGTATTCTTGCCATATTAGCAACCATCACCATTAAGTACCCCCCAAGCAGTATAGAAGCCGAGGGCACAGGACTATCACAAACTGTCAAGCTACTATCAACACATAAAAGGCTAATCTTCATAGCTCTCATATGTAGCCTAGGAGTAATGGGGGAAAGCGTAGCCAACCTCTGGACCGTTATCTATCTCAGAGACCTAGGAGCTAGTGCTAGCGTTGGAGGTACGGCACTAGCAGCTTTCAATGGGGCTATGTTGTTGGGAAGGTTACTTAATGCACCCTTTGTGATGAGATTCGGAGAGAGAGTTTCTCTGGTCACATCGGGTATTATCCTGCTCTTGGCTAATGCCCTTCTATTAGTACACAGCATCCCGACAGCAATAGCCGGCTTTGCGCTCACCGGGTTAGGGTCTGCAGGAGTAATACCCACGGCTTTAGGATTGGGTCATAAGGTTGCTCCTAAGATAGATAGCGGAGCGATAGCTGGCATTTCTATGTCGGCTGTTTATGCCTGCTTTATACTATGCCCACCGATAGTAGGGTTGATAGCTGATAGCGTGTCACTAAGAGCAGCTATGATCCTCATAGGACTAGGTGGGCTATTTGTGCTTTTGCTAGTTGTGGCAGCAACAAGCAGCCCACCCGACGTGGATGTTAACAATTACGGCGCATCTCCAAACGCCACCTAG